The following are from one region of the Trichoderma breve strain T069 chromosome 5, whole genome shotgun sequence genome:
- a CDS encoding VTC domain-containing protein — protein MRFGKTLRESIYPPWKDKYVDYSKLKSLLREDKRDDETVWTEEDESRFCDEIFNVQLEKVAQFQQERFDALKQRVEAAFEKLKELAPPLESGAEAGAAEGSSKPGLSREELTPKLKELEGELDEITNEVKALKKYSNINYTSFLKIVKKHDRKRGDRYKVRPMMQLSLAQRPFNSEQGYAPLLNKLSVMYFAIRQQLEEGDQAPVDFEASAETHNGERYTAHKFWVHPDNLLEVKTLILRRLPALVYSEQSAKELDGSDSPSITSLYFDNSKFEVYSEKVEQQSEVTSLRLRWYGQLSTKPEIFVEQKSADATGRSEEHKFTIKDKYIKQFLDGEYSTEKAIQKMERQGATPEQIEAFKSTVARVQEFQQRRKLTPVLRANYVRTAFQKPADDRVRISIDTDLAFIREDTLDKSRPCRDPNEWHRTDIDNSNMKYPFQNINQSEVSKFPYAVLEIKLKEDGNRKRPSWIEDLMGSHLVHPTPRFSKFVHGVASLFDDYVNNLPFWLGDLETDIRKDPQKAFEEEEQRRAQRADDAMAVGSLIGTVPSSYKVAQSSPVGKSYLADRMAADATAYLSRSLRHRQPPQGQEEEGEGSSQAQSGYGTLSNVLPGLSLSKYAVAKRAQARLPEGVVEPSQWIKNTGELKVEPKVWLANERTFLKWQHIAILQGTLALALYSAAGDNAIAQWIGIAYIAIAAFAGIWGYSILQSRRTMIMERSGKDFDNMVGPIIISVAMMLALIVNFILQYQKAFAKMKNADAGMPITDELI, from the exons ATGCGTTTCGGAAAGACCCTTCGCGAGTCGATATACCCGCCATGGAAGGACAAGTACGTCGACTACAGCAAGCTCAAAAGCCTCCTGCGAGAGGATAAGAGGGATGACGAAACCGTGTGgaccgaggaggacgagagCCGTTTCTGCGACGAAATCTTCAATGTCCAGCTGGAAAAGGTCGCCCAGTTCCAACAGGAGCGCTTCGATGCCCTGAAGCAGAGAGTCGAGGCTGCtttcgagaagctcaaggaacTAGCTCCCCCTCTCGAGTCCGGCGCTGAGGCCGGTGCTGCCGAGGGTAGCAGCAAACCGGGCCTCAGCCGCGAAGAGCTAACCCCgaagctcaaggagctcgagggAGAGCTCGACGAGATCACCAATGAGGTcaaggccttgaagaagTACAGCAACATCAACTATACCAGCTTCCTCAAGATCGTTAAGAAGCATGACCGGAAGAGGGGCGATCGCTACAAGGTGCGGCCGATGATGCAGCTCAGCTTGGCCCAGCGGCCCTTCAACTCGGAGCAGGGCTACGCGCCTCTCCTGAATAAGCTGTCTGTCATGTATTTTGCCATTCGACAGCAATTGGAGGAAGGTGATCAGGCGCCGGTCGATTTCGAGGCGTCGGCTGAGACACACAACGGCGAGCGATACACGGCTCACAAGT TCTGGGTGCATCCCGACAACTTGCTGGAAGTCAAGACGCTGATCCTGCGTCGTCTCCCCGCCCTCGTCTACAGCGAACAATCCGCCAAGGAGCTTGACGGCTCTGACTCGCCTTCCATCACCTCCCTCTACTTCGACAACTCCAAGTTCGAAGTATACTCCGAAAAGGTCGAACAACAGTCAGAAGTGACTTCTTTACGTTTGCGATGGTACGGCCAACTGAGCACCAAACCAGAAATCTTTGTTGAGCAAAAGTCGGCCGATGCCACCGGCAGGAGTGAGGAGCACAAGTTCACAATCAAGGACAAGTACATTAAGCAATTCCTCGACGGAGAGTACTCGACGGAAAAGGCGATacaaaagatggagagacaagGCGCGACCCCAGAGCAGATCGAAGCTTTCAAGTCGACCGTTGCCAGGGTCCAGGAGTTCCAacagaggaggaagctgaCACCAGTGCTGAGAGCCAACTATGTCCGTACCGCGTTCCAAAAGCCCGCTGATGACCGCGTTCGCATCTCCATCGACACTGACCTCGCTTTTATCCGTGAGGACACCTTGGACAAGAGCCGACCCTGCCGAGACCCCAATGAATGGCATCGAACTGATatcgacaacagcaacatgAAGTACCCATTCCAAAACATCAACCAGAGCGAAGTATCCAAATTTCCTTATGCCGTGCTGGAGATCAAGTTGAAGGAGGACGGCAACCGCAAGCGGCCATCCTGGATCGAGGACCTGATGGGCTCTCACCTGGTGCATCCAACTCCTCGCTTCTCCAAATTTGTCCACGGAGTTGCCTCTCTGTTCGATGACTACGTGAACAACTTGCCCTTTTGGCTTGGCGATCTCGAAACTGATATCCGCAAGGACCCGCAGAAGGCctttgaggaggaggagcagcgcCGGGCTCAGCGCGCCGATGACGCCATGGCTGTCGGAAGTCTCATTGGAACGGTGCCAAGCTCCTACAAGGTAGCTCAAAGCTCACCTGTTGGAAAATCATACCTCGCCGATCGCATGGCGGCCGATGCCACGGCGTACCTGTCCCGATCTCTACGACATAGGCAGcctcctcaaggccaagaagaagaaggcgagggcAGCTCCCAAGCGCAATCAGGCTACGGGACTCTGTCAAACGTTCTCCCTGGTCTGTCCCTCTCCAAGTATGCCGTTGCCAAACGAGCTCAAGCTCGTCTCCCCGAAGGTGTAGTGGAACCTTCGCAGTGGATCAAGAACACGGGAGAGCTCAAGGTCGAGCCCAAGGTATGGCTGGCCAACGAGCGAACGTTTCTCAAGTGGCAGCATATTGCGATCTTGCAAGGCactctggctctggcgctGTACTCGGCTGCTGGAGACAATGCCATTGCGCAGTGGATTGGAATTGCGTACATTGCCATTGCAGCATTTGCGGGCATTTGGGGCTACAGCATCCTGCAGTCTCGCCGAACCATGATTATGGAGAGGAGCGGCAAGGACTTTGATAACATGGTTGGGCCAATTATCATCAGCGTGGCTATGATGCTTGCGCTCATTGTCAATTTCATCCTCCAG TATCAAAAGGCgtttgccaagatgaagaatgctGACGCGGGTATGCCGATTACGGACGAGTTGATTTAA
- a CDS encoding major intrinsic protein domain-containing protein has product MANRLHKLTERFKTALVIGLGEFCGTFMFLLLSFMGAQAALDNADGGKLDASTLLYIASSFGTALAVNVWVFYRVTGGMFNPAVTLGLVLVGAVKPLRALIILPMQIAAGIAAAATVSGLLPGPLGVTNSLGSGTSIVQGLFIEMFLTAQLVLTVYFLAVEKHRATFLAPVGIGVSVFIAHMAGTNFTGTGINPVRSLGPAVVTGNFNGYHWIYWLGPCLGALLSFTVYSLLKGLEYQIANPGQDAGDPETANEEAIAAAEMGQEGLAMVRSRSRSMSVPNDMVFKKEREAAMRRASVPEESPVSAADVV; this is encoded by the exons ATGGCGAATCGCCTTCACAAGCTCACGGAGAGGTTCAAGACGGCCCTGGTCATTGGCTTGGGCGAGTTCTGCGGTACCTTCATGTTCCTGCTGCTCTCCTTCATGGGGGCTCAGGCGGCCCTTGACAACGCGGATGGCGGGAAGCTGGATGCGTCGACGTTGCTGTACATTGCATCGTCGTTTGGGACGGCGCTGGCGGTCAATGTGTGGGTGTTTTATCGAGTTACGGGGGGAATGTTTAATCCTGCG GTCACTCTAGGACTCGTCCTGGTCGGGGCAGTGAAGCCACTCCGGGCCCTCATCATCCTGCCAATGCAAATCGCCGCCGGCATCGCGGCCGCAGCGACCGTATCAGGCCTGCTACCCGGCCCCCTCGGCGTGACCAACAGCCTGGGCAGCGGCACGAGTATCGTGCAAGGCCTCTTCATCGAGATGTTCCTGACGGCACAGCTGGTGCTGACGGTGTACTTCCTCGCCGTGGAGAAGCACCGCGCCACATTCCTTGCTCCCGTGGGCATCGGCGTTTCCGTCTTCATTGCGCACATGGCCGGCACAAACTTCACCGGCACGGGCATCAACCCGGTGCGGTCACTCGGCCCGGCGGTTGTGACGGGCAACTTCAATGGATATCACTGGATATACTGGCTGGGGCCGTGCTTGGGAGCGTTGCTCTCATTCACCGTCTATAGCTTGCTCAAGGGCCTGGAGTATCAGATTGCCAACCCGGGTCAAGATGCGGGTGACCCGGAGACGGCCAACGAGGAGGCGATTGCGGCGGCGGAGATGGGACAGGAGGGCCTGGCCATGGTccggagcaggagcaggagcatGAGCGTGCCGAATGACATGGTgttcaagaaggagagagaggcggccaTGAGGAGGGCTTCGGTGCCAGAGGAGAGCCCTGTGAGTGCGGCTGATGTCGTTTGA
- a CDS encoding nup93/Nic96 domain-containing protein, with protein MSLFGQTTGQSLFGQPAQQQQQQATTTTPSTGGGLFGGGGGLFGGGQQQQQQKPGGLFGQAQPQQSTPQTGGGLFGSNTATAQPSTGGLFGQTGQTQQTGTTGGLFGALTGTSMLGGGTTAAKPSLFGAAPTTTQPPAQQAGAQPAGAYFDSLFAKTQKAGVVNSNMEDLPSLELGLGDLRHRLRKLQSKQTGGADGKAHYLLAASGVDPSVAAKDLGLLDIQGTRTERPTHGYAPADVDVETYLSNLQTKTTLSMIQDGLERSLRDFDNFLEDNVAMEWDAQRKRIYQHFGIKPRETSATAGREAQGGFGRSRRKTQGSIPRDTRSSTFGNSTFQRSVIGARSRIGTHQSEFADIDRSTESASKSRNEDQALRERQSKLAEKVRGLNSSRLLGRPFPILAELAEVEQKSHEPHAPHIVEAYRAMIEIVGEDANAETTLRSATAKERQFAEMYLDENPNSQLSIEMRRRILSGANAFLEKQFLREVESLIAKHPHEAKLGGLPDITSKIKAYIRLRSARKDLVPDNTELQQIHGEYVWAIVFYLLRSGHVNEAAKYVNDNSNHFRGIDRTFSTYLNNYAASEDRRITNRKLLDRCTNEYIQRSRNAPENTIDPFRMACYKVIGRIELNNRNLDGLNTDINDWIWLQFNLAREGDKALEMAGESYGLADLQASIKEIGQKHFPKTPSDDNNGSCGMFFYLQILSGMFEDAVSYLYPFSYVDAVHFGLALEFYGLLRPSDPMSASNDLRTHSMKGLPQINFGRMIGYYTRDFRAADAVSAVDYLTLICLNADLNGEAGARHSGLCHEALRELVLETREFSKLIGDIRPDGRRILGIIEGRGPLIGLDGQDDFVNTVTLQAASFADENGRTTDSVLLYHLAGEYDAVVAIVSRALSEAISLEIGEDPMRLMPVKPRGGAQETEQGGSLSLAAIDDPVELAKTMMTMYERDAMFYRNIQDQNKIACRVLLEMSAIKSLVEASQWAQCLDKIRGLDILPLEAGGDASTIRAYASKFSSLSQPVSINVSNLIMWTIISCVRQREQLVNGQFSGNEGTRRMMVEQLKQMILDLTTYTSQLRYRFPPHLHEALARASAE; from the exons ATGTCTCTATTCGGGCAGACAACAGGCCAGTCGCTGTTTGGCCAGCCCgcgcagcaacaacaacagcaggccaccaccacaacaCCGAGCACAGGGGGCGGATTGTTTGGGGGCGGAGGAGGCCTATTCGGTGGcggacagcagcagcaacagcagaaGCCTGGGGGCCTCTTCGGACAGGCGCAGCCCCAGCAGAGCACGCCTCAGACTGGCGGTGGTCTGTTTGGTTCCAACACAGCGACAGCACAGCCGAGCACGGGCGGTTTATTTGGGCAGACGGGCCAGACCCAACAGACTGGCACGACTGGTGGCCTGTTTGGAG CCCTGACCGGCACATCTATGCTAGGCGGCGGCACCACGGCTGCGAAGCCATCTCTCTTTGGAGCGGCACCGACGACGACTCAACCTCCAGCTCAGCAAGCCGGCG CTCAACCCGCCGGAGCCTACTTTGACAGCCTCTTCGCAAAGACCCAGAAGGCCGGTGTCGTTAATTCCAACATGGAGGACCTCCCTAGCCTAGAGCTTGGCCTGGGAGATTTGCGCCACCGGTTGAGAAAGCTACAGTCAAAACAGACTGGGGGTGCTGATGGAAAGGCTCACTACTTGCTCGCGGCCTCTGGCGTGGATCCCAGTGTTGCAGCCAAGgatctcggcctcctcgACATCCAGGGCACGCGAACCGAACGACCAACACACGGTTACGCACCGGcagatgtcgatgtcgaAACCTACCTGTCGAACCTACAGACGAAGACGACCCTGAGCATGATTCAGGACGGCCTCGAACGGTCACTCCGCGATTTTGACAATTTCTTGGAGGACAACGTAGCCATGGAGTGGGACGCACAGAGGAAGCGTATCTATCAGCATTTTGGCATCAAGCCTCGTGAGACCTCGGCCACGGCTGGTCGTGAAGCTCAGGGCGGGTTTGGACGATCCCGAAGAAAGACCCAAGGAAGCATTCCCCGTGACACTCGCAGCAGCACATTTGGCAATTCGACTTTCCAGCGCTCTGTTATTGGAGCCCGGTCGAGAATTGGAACTCATCAATCCGAGTTCGCCGACATTGACCGGTCTACAGAGAGCGCCAGCAAGTCCAGGAACGAGGACCAGGCCCTTCGCGAACGCCAATCTAAGCTGGCTGAAAAGGTCCGCGGCCTCAACTCCTCGCGTCTTCTCGGCCGACCCTTCCCCATATTGGCAGAGCTGGCTGAGGTTGAGCAAAAATCCCACGAGCCACATGCGCCTCACATTGTGGAAGCCTACCGGGCCATGATTGAGATTGTTGGTGAAGACGCCAATGCCGAGACGACGCTTCGCAGTGCTACAGCCAAGGAGCGCCAGTTCGCCGAGATGTATCTAGACGAAAATCCCAACTCTCAGCTTTCCATCGAAATGAGAAGGCGGATCCTGAGCGGCGCAAATGCATTCCTCGAAAAGCAGTTCCTTCGCGAGGTGGAGTCCCTTATTGCTAAGCACCCTCACGAAGCTAAGCTTGGAGGTCTGCCCGACATCACTAGCAAGATCAAGGCGTACATCCGACTACGATCAGCCAGAAAGGACTTGGTCCCCGACAACACCGAACTTCAGCAGATTCATGGCGAGTACGTTTGGGCCATTGTCTTCTACCTCCTCCGATCTGGCCATGTAAACGAGGCTGCCAAGTATGTCAACGACAATAGCAATCATTTCCGGGGTATTGACCGCACCTTTTCGACATACCTCAACAACTATGCCGCTAGCGAGGACCGTAGAATCACTAACAGGAAGCTGCTCGATCGCTGCACAAATGAATACATCCAGCGCTCTCGTAACGCCCCAGAGAATACGATTGATCCCTTCCGTATGGCCTGTTACAAGGTCATTGGTCGGATTGAGCTGAACAACCGCAACCTGGACGGCCTCAACACCGACATCAATGACTGGATTTGGCTTCAGTTCAACCTAGCCAGGGAGGGCGACAAGGCTCTGGAAATGGCCGGAGAATCATACGGACTGGCAGATCTGCAGGCCAGCATCAAAGAGATTGGCCAGAAGCACTTCCCCAAGACTCCTTCTGACGATAACAACGGCAGCTGTGGCATGTTCTTCTACCTACAGATCCTGTCTGGCATGTTTGAGGACGCCGTCTCCTATCTCTACCCTTTTTCCTATGTGGACGCGGTTCACTTTGGCTTGGCCCTTGAGTTTTATGGCCTGCTCCGGCCCAGTGACCCAATGTCTGCCTCCAACGACTTGCGCACGCATAGCATGAAGGGCCTCCCACAGATCAACTTTGGTCGCATGATTGGCTACTACACTCGAGACTTCCGggctgctgatgccgtcTCCGCCGTTGACTATCTTACCTTGATCTGCCTGAACGCAGATCTCAATGGAGAAGCCGGGGCACGTCACAGCGGTCTCTGCCATGAGGCATTGAGAGAGCTGGTTCTGGAGACACGAGAATTCAGCAAGCTGATTGGCGACATTAGGCCAGATGGCCGCCGCATCCTGGGCATCATCGAGGGTCGCGGACCGTTGATTGGCCTCGATGGACAGGACGACTTTGTCAATACCGTCACTCTGCAAGCTGCCAGTTTTGCTGATGAGAATGGCCGAACTACTGATTCCGTGCTGCTCTATCACCTTGCTGGCGAGTATGATGCAGTTGTGGCCATTGTTAGCCGCGCCCTGAGCGAAGCCATTTCTCTTGAGATTGGAGAAGACCCAATGCGCTTGATGCCTGTTAAGCCAAGGGGTGGCGCTCAGGAGACGGAGCAGGGCGGCAGCCTTAGCCTGGCAGCCATCGACGATCCTGTCGAGCTTGccaagacgatgatgaccatGTACGAGCGCGATGCCATGTTTTACAGGAATATCCAAGACCAGAACAAGATTGCCTGCCGCGTTTTGCTTGAGATGAGTGCTATCAAGAGCTTGGTAGAGGCTAGCCAATGGGCTCAATGTCTTGAT AAAATTCGTGGTCTGGATATCCTCCCTCTCGAAGCAGGGGGCGATGCCAGCACAATCCGTGCCTACGCCTCCAAGTTCTCCAGCCTGTCACAGCCAGTGTCCATTAACGTGTCCAATCTAATCATGTGGACCATCATCAGCTGCGTCAGACAAAGAGAGCAGCTGGTTAATGGGCAGTTTAGCGGTAACGAGGGCACGAGAAGGATGATGGTGGAACAACTGAAGCAGATGATTCTTGATCTGACGACTTACACGAGCCAATTGCGATACCGGTTCCCGCCACATCTGCACGAGGCACTGGCTAGAGCATCTGCGGAGTAA
- a CDS encoding e1-E2 ATPase domain-containing protein encodes MADDKAVGAPALDTNIESGNFDEKRAQPPTEAVPPKKDAPAEEEEEDEDIDALIEDLESEDGHAFEEEEEETNPATGRIVPEDMLQTDSRLGLTESEVVARRRKYGLNQMKEEKENLVLKFLGFFIGPIQFVMEAAAVLAAGLQDWVDFGVICGLLMLNACVGFIQEFQAGSIVEELKKTLALKAVVLRDGTLKEIEAPEVVPGDILQVEEGTIIPADGRIVTEGAFLQVDQSAITGESLAVDKHKGDSCYASSAVKRGEAFLVVTATGDNTFVGRAAALVSQSAGGTGHFTEVLNGIGTILLVLVILTLLVVWISSFYRSNGIVDILRFTLAITIVGVPVGLPAVVTTTMAVGAAYLAKKQAIVQKLSAIESLAGVEILCSDKTGTLTKNKLSLSEPYTVQGVDPDDLMLTACLAASRKKKGIDAIDKAFLKSLKFYPRAKSVLSKYKVIDFHPFDPVSKKVTAVVESPQGERITCVKGAPLFVLKTVEEDHPIPEDIDKAYKNCVAEFATRGFRSLGVARKRGEGAWEILGIMPCSDPPRHDTARTINEAKNLGLSIKMLTGDAVGIARETSRQLGLGTNVYNAERLGLGGGGDMPGSEVYDFVEAADGFAEVFPQHKYSVVEILQQRGYLVAMTGDGVNDAPSLKKADTGIAVEGASDAARSAADIVFLAPGLGAIIDALKTSRQIFHRMYAYVVYRIALSLHMEIFLGLWIAILNRSLNIELVVFIAIFADIATLAIAYDNAPYSQTPVKWNLPKLWGMSVLLGTVLAIGTWIALTTMYAGGKNGGIVQNFGNIDEVIFLEISLTENWLIFITRANGPFWSSIPSWQLSGAILVVDIIATLFCVFGWFIGEQTSIVAVVRIWIFSFGIFAIMGGLYYFLQGSTGFDNLMHGKSPKQNQKQRSLEDFVVSLQRVSTQHEKSQ; translated from the exons ATGGCGGACGATAAAGCCGTCGGCGCACCCGCGCTGGATACAAATATCGAATCGGGCAACTTCGACGAGAAGCGCGCTCAGCCTCCCACCGAGGCCGTCCCTCCCAAGAAGGATGCTCccgctgaagaggaggaagaagatgaggacatcGATGCCTTGATTGAGGATCTAGAGTCCGAGGATGGCCACGCCttcgaggaagaagaggaggagaccAACCCTGCCACTGGACGTATCGTCCCTGAGGACATGCTCCAAACTGACAGCCGTCTCGGTCTGACCGAGAGCGAGGTTGTCGCTCGCCGTCGCAAGTACGGCCTTAACcagatgaaggaggagaaggagaactTGGTTCTCAAGttccttggcttcttcatcggtCCCATTCAGTTCGTCATGGAG gctgctgctgttctggCTGCCGGTCTTCAGGACTGGGTCGATTTCGGTGTCATCTGCGGTCTTCTGATGCTCAACGCCTGTGTTGGTTTCATTCAGGAATTCCAGGCTGGTTCCATTGTCGAAGAACTCAAGAAGACTCTCGCTCTCAAGGCTGTCGTTCTCCGTGACGGTACCCTTAAGGAAATTGAGGCTCCCGAGGTCGTCCCTGGTGATATTCTGCAGGTTGAGGAGGGTACCATCATTCCCGCTGATGGTCGCATCGTTACCGAGGGCGCTTTCCTCCAGGTTGATCAGTCCGCCATCACCGGTGAGTCTCTCGCCGTCGACAAGCACAAGGGCGACTCCTGCTATGCTTCCTCTGCCGTCAAGCGTGGTGAGGCCTTCCTGGTCGTCACCGCCACCGGTGACAACACCTTCGTCGGTCGTGCCGCTGCTCTCGTCTCTCAGTCCGCTGGTGGCACTGGTCACTTCACTGAGGTTCTCAACGGCATTGGTACGATTCTGCTggtcctcgtcatcctgaCCTTGCTCGTTGTCTGGATTTCTTCCTTCTACCGCTCCAACGGTATCGTCGACATCCTGCGTTTCACCCTGGCCATCACCATTGTCGGTGTCCCTGTCGGTCTTCCCGCCGTCGTTACCACCACCATGGCTGTCGGTGCCGCCTACCTCGCCAAGAAGCAGGCCATCGTCCAGAAGCTCTCTGCCATCGAGTCCCTTGCTGGTGTCGAGATTCTCTGCTCTGACAAGACCGGTACTTTGACCAAGAACaagctctctctttctgAGCCCTACACCGTCCAGGGCGTTGACCCCGATGACCTGATGCTTACTGCCTGCTTGGCCGCTTcccgcaagaagaagggtatcgatgccattgacaaggctTTCCTCAAGTCTCTCAAGTTCTACCCCCGTGCCAAGAGCGTCCTGTCCAAGTACAAGGTCATTGACTTCCACCCCTTCGACCCCGTCTCCAAGAAGGTCACCGCTGTTGTCGAGTCCCCCCAGGGCGAGCGCATCACCTGTGTCAAGGGTGCCCCTCTTTTCGTTCTCAAGACCGTCGAGGAGGACCACCCCATCCCCGAGGACATTGACAAGGCCTACAAGAACTGCGTCGCCGAGTTTGCTACCCGTGGTTTCCGTTCCCTCGGTGTTGCCCGCAAGCGTGGTGAGGGTGCTTGGGAGATTCTCGGAATTATGCCCTGCTCTGACCCCCCTCGTCACGACACTGCCCGCACTATTAACGAAGCCAAGAACCTCGGTCTGTCCATCAAGATGTTGACTGGTGATGCCGTCGGTATCGCTCGTGAGACTTCTCGCCAGCTCGGTCTCGGAACCAACGTCTACAACGCTGAGCGTCTCGGTCtcggtggcggtggtgacATGCCCGGCTCTGAGGTTTACGATTTCGTCGAGGCTGCCGATGGTTTCGCTGAAGTTTTCCCCCAGCACAAGTACTCTGTCGTCGAGATTCTCCAGCAGCGTGGCTACCTCGTTGCCATGACTGGTGACGGTGTCAACGATGCTCCCTCCCTGAAGAAGGCCGATACTGGTATTGCTGTCGAGGGTGCTTCCGATGCTGCCCGTTCCGCCGCCGATATCGTTTTCCTTGCCCCCGGTCTCGGTGCCATCATTGACGCTCTCAAGACTTCTCGCCAGATCTTCCACCGCATGTACGCCTACGTCGTCTACCGTATCGCCCTGTCTCTGCACATGGAGATCTTCCTTGGTCTCTGgatcgccatcctcaaccGTTCCCTGAACATTGAGCTGGTCGTCTTCATTGCCATTTTCGCTGATATCGCCACCCTGGCCATTGCCTACGATAACGCCCCTTACTCCCAGACTCCCGTCAAGTGGAACCTTCCCAAGCTCTGGGGTATGTCCGTTCTCCTCGGAACCGTCCTCGCCATCGGTACCTGGATTGCCCTCACCACCATGTACGCTGGTGGCAAGAACGGTGGTATCGTCCAGAACTTTGGTAACATCGATGAGGTTATCTTCCTCGAGATCTCTCTCACTGAGAACTGGCTGATCTTCATCACCCGTGCCAACGGTCCCTTCTGGTCTTCCattccttcttggcagctcAGCGGTGCCATCCTGGTTGTCGACATCATTGCCACCCTCTTCTGTGTCTTTGGTTGGTTCATCGGCGAGCAGACCAGCATTGTCGCTGTTGTTCGTATCTGGATTTTCTCCTTCGGTATCTTCGCCATCATGGGTGGTCTCTACTACTTCCTCCAGGGAAGCACTGGCTTCGACAACCTCATGCACGGCAAGTCTCCCAAGCAGAACCAGAAGCAGCGATCATTGGAAGATTTTG TTGTTTCCCTGCAACGTGTTTCTACCCAGCACGAAAAGTCTCAGTAA